A DNA window from Brassica napus cultivar Da-Ae chromosome C1, Da-Ae, whole genome shotgun sequence contains the following coding sequences:
- the LOC111202757 gene encoding uncharacterized protein LOC111202757, whose translation MHIYTTCGVWEFGATTGWVFTADERGARLLLLESTSTLEDFKRMVLEDFDMEEDSLPDLELSYLPNELINTSTCPPVIIANDRQLQNFVCFVQKCVSTRLCVTSKAKVENLNEPDFDLNKSPADSTTAQEEGNSVDRGNEPAPVFVERQCEEKKEKIRRVEVDEDAYHADTMISAKEDVHKMSKFSVLNVVKKGQLFENKTLLKATFEICAMKHNFHYEVIKTDRQLWYVRCEDNACNWCVRAECLQDSEYFIIKKYVGEHTCAPSNKTKPGRTASAKTIGSLIMHRYEGVKEGPKCNDIIQIMLMDHGCEITKSLAWDAREYAVNAVRGIPERSYGKIPKYLHMLREANPGTHSSYEIDSKGRFRYLFIAFGQSLRGFNRVIRRVIVVDGTFLKNKYKGVLLVATAVDGNSNLYPLAFGVVDSENENSWEWFMRQLNSVIADDHHLAFISDRHAAIAKALETVYPTAKHGICIHHLLNNVVTYYHGKGLVGLVAKASKVYRVAEFEKIFANVCNISPAIGKYLRDAEVQKWARCQFSGYRYDIRTTNPAESINSALRSPREYPIIPLLDSIREMLTRWFYNRKKKISKHNHPLTEDVEKKIERRTEKGKRFAVYPVSDGRLLVRGDKIDCLVDLDRRTCSCGKYNLMKIPCRHAIKAGFHVGRQPHTLTDLFYTTEAWREAYHESINPIAVPEDAWSMPEDVVVDNVLPPESRKSVGRNRKRRYETVEDKLRSSQTSQKRQLRKCSRCGISGHNRATCKIPI comes from the coding sequence atgcatatctatacaACATGTGGTGTTTGGGAGTTTGGAGCAACCACGGGATGGGTTTTTACGGCTGATGAGAGAGGGGCTAGGCTACTGTTATTGGAATCAACTTCTACCTTAGAGGATTTTAAAAGAATGGTTTTGGAAGattttgatatggaagaagatagcTTACCCGATTTGGAGTTGAGTTATCTACCTAATGAGTTGATCAATACATCAACTTGTCCGcctgtgatcattgcaaatgATCGACAGCTTcagaattttgtttgttttgttcaaaAGTGTGTTTCTACTCGATTGTGTGTAACATCTAAAGCCAAAGTTGAGAATCTGAATGAACCAGACTTTGATCTTAACAAGTCGCCAGCTGATTCAACTACTGCTCAAGAGGAGGGAAACTCGGTTGATAGGGGGAATGAACCAGCTCCTGTGTTTGTTGAGAGGCAGTGcgaggaaaagaaagaaaagattagaAGAGTCGAAGTTGATGAGGATGCCTATCATGCCGATACCATGATCTCGGCCAAAGAGGACGTACATAAGATGTCAAAGTTTTCTGTGCTCAATGTTGTTAAGAAGGGACAATTGTTTGAGAACAAAACTTTGCTGAAGGCGACTTTTGAGATATGTGCAATGAAGCATAACTTTCACTATGAGGTTATCAAAACGGATAGACAACTTTGGTACGTTAGATGTGAGGATAATGCATGCAATTGGTGTGTTCGAGCAGAGTGTTTGCAGGATTCTGAATATTTCATTATCAAAAAGTATGTCGGTgaacatacatgtgcaccttcaaacaaaaccaaaccgggTAGGACTGCTTCGGCCAAAACTATAGGCAGTCTGATTATGCATAGGTATGAAGGGGTTAAGGAAGGGCCGAAATGCAATGATATAATACAGATTATGCTTATGGATCATGGCTGTGAGATCACGAAATCTTTAGCATGGGATGCTCGTGAATATGCGGTTAATGCTGTTAGAGGTATACCAGAGAGAAGTTATGGAAAAATACCGAAATACTTGCACATGCTCAGAGAGGCTAATCCGGGAACACATTCATCGTATGAGATTGACAGCAAAGGGAGATTTCGGTACCTGTTTATTGCATTTGGGCAATCGCTACGAGGATTTAACAGAGTCATAAGGAGGGTTATTGTGGTTGATGGCACTTTTCTGAAGAACAAATACAAAGGAGTTCTATTGGTTGCAACTGCTGTAGACGGAAATTCTAATTTGTATCCTCTTGCATTCGGAGTAGTCGACTCAGAGAATGAAaattcttgggaatggtttatgaGACAACTAAATAGTGTCATTGCTGATGATCATCATTTGGCTTTCATTTCGGATAGACATGCGGCCATTGCTAAGGCGCTTGAGACTGTGTATCCAACAGCTAAACATGGTATTTGCATTCAtcatttgttgaataatgtgGTAACATATTACCATGGGAAAGGACTTGTTGGGTTGGTTGCAAAGGCGTCCAAGGTTTATAGAGTTGCTGAGTTTGAAAAGATATTTGCTAATGTGTGTAATATCAGTCCGGCAATTGGAAAATACCTAAGGGATGCTGAAGTCCAAAAGTGGGCAAGATGTCAATTCTCTGGATATAGATATGACATAAGGACAACAAACCCTGCCGAATCCATCAACTCTGCTTTGCGTTCGCCGAGAGAGTATCCAATCATTCCCTTGTTGGACAGTATCAGAGAAATGCTGACTCGGTGGTTTTATAACCGTAAGAAAAAGATTTCAAAGCATAATCATCCTCTTACCGAAGATGTGGAGAAAAAGATTGAAAGGAGAACCGAGAAAGGCAAAAGATTTGCAGTTTACCCTGTCAGCGATGGTCGCTTGCTTGTTAGAGGTGATAAAATCGACTGCTTAGTTGATTTGGATAGACGTACTTGCTCATGTGGGAAGTACAACCTGATGAAGATACCTTGTCGGCACGCAATTAAAGCTGGGTTTCATGTTGGCAGACAGCCACACACATTAACTGATTTATTTTACACTACAGAAGCTTGGCGAGAAGCTTATCATGAAAGCATCAATCCTATTGCTGTTCCTGAGGATGCTTGGTCCATGCCAGAAGATGTTGTCGTGGACAATGTGCTACCACCAGAGTCAAGAAAATCAGTTGGAAGGAATAGAAAACGGAGATATGAAACTGTTGAAGATAAACTTCGGTCATCGCAAACATCACAAAAGAGGCAGCTTCGCAAGTGTAGTAGATGTGGTATTAGTGGGCACAACAGAGCAACTTGTAAAATACCAATATAG
- the LOC106398304 gene encoding uncharacterized protein LOC106398304, with the protein MKNNYLDAMTICKHFGFPDLFITFTCNPKWPEITRYVKARKLKAEDRSDIICRIFKIKLDSLMDALTKKNILGETSASMYTIEFQKRGLPHAHILLFMKKIKQPTTEDIDNIIYAEIPNKKEEPELFEIIKDTMIHGPCGAANMNSPCMENGRCSKSYPKSFSETTIAVEPPDHIVASELGDVDLTKENLEKKRNELKELFDCRYVSTCEGTWRVFKFPIHYRSVAVEKLSFHLPGKQVVTFKEKDKLKTVVTRKLIENTMFLAWFELCKIDSLARTLTYAQIPNFFTYDKRSKKFKRRKRGFALGRINYAPRTQENTYFLRVLLNIVRGPTSYDDIKTYEGVLHPSYKAACYARGLLDDDQEYIDDILRRSYESTASELRNVFVMMLMSNTLSEPETVWEPTWEVLSEDIEHCRRRNFNRPGLLLSDDDKKKYPLLEIEKILRRNGTSLSRFESMPRLPRTSSDDSNVLVLDERSYCHTSLLETLDRDIPKMTCEQKFIYDQILSAVNKGDGGMFFVSGFGGTGKTFLWKLLSAAIRSRGDIVLNVASSGIASLLLQGGRTAHSRFSIALNPDEFSSCTMKHGTDQSNLVKASSLIIWDEAPMMSKHCFEALDRSLSDIVGKHDTQPFGGKVVVFGGDFRQVLPVINGAGRAEIVMTTLNSSYLWDNCKVLNLTKNMRLLSGGLSLEDSKDLKEFSEWILKVGDGKLSEPNDGEAEIEIPTEFLITKSYDPIEAISKAIYGDSATLHEKKEAKFFQERELFFVQPMGM; encoded by the exons ATGAAGAACAATTACTTGGATGCTATGACAATATGCAAGCATTTCGGATTCCCAGACCTTTTCATCACTTTCACGTGTAATCCCAAATGGCCAGAGATCACCAGATATGTGAAAGCGAGGAAGCTAAAGGCAGAAGATAGATCAGACATTATTTGTAGAATTTTCAAGATCAAACTTGATTCATTGATGGATGCTTTAACCAAGAAGAATATTTTGGGAGAGACCAGCGCAT CTATGTACACAATTGAGTTCCAGAAGCGTGGTTTACCGCATGCTCACATTCTCCTATTCATGAAGAAAATCAAGCAGCCTACAACAGAGGACATTGACAACATAATATATGCTGAGATTCCTAATAAAAAGGAAGAACCAGAACTTTTTGAGATCATTAAGGATACGATGATTCATGGACCATGTGGAGCAGCTAATATGAATTCACCATGCATGGAGAATGGCCGTTGCTCTAAGTCATATCCTAAATCATTTTCTGAGACGACCA TTGCTGTTGAACCCCCAGACCACATTGTTGCAAGTGAGTTAGGAGATGTCGATCTTACTAAGGAAAATCTTGAGAAGAAAAGGAATGAACTCAAGGAATTATTCGATTGCAG ATACGTTTCGACATGTGAAGGAACTTGGAGAGTGTTCAAATTCCCTATTCACTATCGATCTGTTGCTGTAGAGAAGCTTAGTTTTCATCTACCCGGAAAGCAAGTTGTTACATTCAAAGAGAAAGATAAATTGAAAACAGTGGTCACCCGGAAGCTCATTGAAAATACAATGTTCTTAGCTTGGTTTGAGTTGTGTAAGATTGACTCCCTTGCCAGAACGTTGACCTACGCTCAGATTCCAAACTTCTTCACTTATGATAAAAGGTCAAAGAAGTTCAAAAGAAGGAAAAGGGGTTTTGCTCTAGGGAGGATTAATTATGCTCCTCGGACCCAGGAAAATACTTATTTCTTGCGTGTATTATTGAACATTGTCAGAGGACCCACCAGTTATGATGACATTAAAACCTATGAAGGTGTTCTACATCCGAGCTACAAAGCAGCATGTTATGCTCGTGGGTTATTAGATGATGATCAAGAATACATTGATGACATACTAAGAAGAAGTTATGAAAGCACAGCAAGTGAGCTACGAAATGTTTTTGTTATGATGCTTATGAGTAACACTTTATCTGAGCCGGAGACTGTATGGGAACCCACTTGGGAGGTTTTGTCTGAAGATATAGAGCACTGCAGGAGAAGAAATTTCAATAGACCAG gtcTATTACTGAGCGATGACGACAAAAAGAAGTATCCTTTACTAGAGATTGAAAAAATTTTGAGACGTAATGGTACTTCTCTGTCAAGATTTGAATCTATGCCTAGACTACCAAGGACAAGTAGTGACGATTCAAATGTCTTGGTGTTAGACGAGCGTAGCTATTGTCATACCTCTTTGTTGGAAACTCTTGACAGAGATATTCCAAAGATGACTTGCGAGCAAAAATTCATATATGACCAGATTCTTTCAGCTGTTAATAAAGGAGATGGTGGAATGTTTTTTGTTAGCGGTTTTGGTGGAACTGGGAAAACTTTCCTCTGGAAATTGCTATCTGCAGCCATTAGATCTCGAGGAGATATTGTTCTAAACGTGGCTTCAAGTGGCATCGCATCATTGTTGTTGCAAGGCGGTCGGACAGCTCATTCAAGATTCAGTATTGCTCTAAATCCAGACGAGTTTTCCTCATGTACTATGAAGCATGGAACTGACCAATCTAATTTAGTGAAAGCATCATCACTTATTATCTGGGATGAAGCGCCTATGATGAGCAAGCATTGTTTTGAAGCGTTGGACAGAAGTTTATCTGATATTGTGGGAAAGCACGACACACAACCATTTGGGGGAAAAGTTGTTGTTTTCGGAGGCGATTTTAGGCAGGTCTTGCCTGTTATAAATGGAGCTGGTAGAGCTGAAATTGTTATGACCACACTTAACTCTTCATATCTATGGGATAACTGCAAAGTGCTTAATTTGACTAAGAATATGAGATTGCTCTCTGGTGGTTTATCACTTGAAGACTCAAAGGATCTAAAAGAATTTTCAGAGTGGATTTTGAAAGTTGGAGATGGTAAACTTTCTGAGCCTAATGATGGGGAAGCAGAGATTGAAATACCCACTGAATTTCTTATTACCAAGTCATATGATCCTATAGAAGCAATCAGCAAAGCTATTTATGGTGATTCAGCAACATTGCATGAAAAAAAAGAGGCCAAGTTTTTCCAAGAGAGAGAGCTATTCTTTGTCCAACCAATGGGGATGTGA
- the LOC125580616 gene encoding uncharacterized protein LOC125580616 isoform X2, protein MIPELTDLTERLSDDHLSVALVDKQDGKKDGKRIKYDWNDAEIKSIAEVNEANQVEICKIICSIEAIDTDWAWFYFGCNRHQKRVIKLPNVDYGRMTKKDKPLFRCEVCRSNITNVSPKFKLHLVVKDDTGTCNLMLLGSVCQSIVGVKAEELWDGSYEEIEDPEILPEHILSLVGKSFCFGLYISSDNVTNGADTFVVLEVCSGDKVLSIENGSYSFSGMATTSSTMSSGSVLMLDQKSSEDCPTPITKRKVDHSDLTDISSSSKKLCTKMIKQEKEKKE, encoded by the exons ATGATCCCTGAACTTACAGATTTAACAGAAAG GCTGTCAGATGATCATCTATCTGTTGCGCTGGTGGACAAACAAGATGGAAAGAAGGATGGTAAAAGAATTAAATATGACTGGAATGATGCTGAGATCAAATCGATTGCAGAAGTCAATGAGGCCAATCAG GTGGAGATTTGCAAAATAATATGTTCTATTGAGGCAATAGATACAGATTGGGCATGGTTCTATTTTGGTTGTAACCGGCACCAGAAACGTGTCATTAAGCTCCCCAACGTTGATTATGGGAGGATGACAAAGAAAGATAAACCATTGTTTCGCTGTGAAGTCTGCCGTTCCAATATCACTAACGTGTCACCCAA ATTCAAACTACATTTGGTTGTGAAAGATGACACAGGGACATGTAACCTAATGTTGCTAGGATCTGTTTGTCAGTCAATCGTTGGAGTTAAAGCTGAAGAGCTATGGGATGGCTCTTATGAAGag ATTGAAGATCCAGAGATACTACCAGAACATATTCTTAGTTTGGTTGGAAAGTCTTTCTGTTTTGGGCTTTATATAAGCTCTGATAATGTTACAAATGGAGCGGACACGTTTGTGGTTTTAGAGGTTTGTTCTGGAGATAAAGTTCTAAGTATTGAAAATGGCTCTTACTCATTTTCTGGCATGGCCACAACATCTTCCACCATGTCATCTGGATCT GTTCTGATGTTGGATCAGAAGTCATCAGAAGATTGTCCCACTCCCATCACAAAGCGCAAAGTAGATCATTCTGATCTAACAGACATATCATCTTCTTCCAAGAAGCTGTGCACCAAAATGATCAAACAAGAGAAGGAAAAGAAGGAATAG
- the LOC125580616 gene encoding uncharacterized protein LOC125580616 isoform X1 codes for MIPELTDLTERLSDDHLSVALVDKQDGKKDGKRIKYDWNDAEIKSIAEVNEANQVEICKIICSIEAIDTDWAWFYFGCNRHQKRVIKLPNVDYGRMTKKDKPLFRCEVCRSNITNVSPKFKLHLVVKDDTGTCNLMLLGSVCQSIVGVKAEELWDGSYEEIEDPEILPEHILSLVGKSFCFGLYISSDNVTNGADTFVVLEVCSGDKVLSIENGSYSFSGMATTSSTMSSGSVSLLVLKNVLMLDQKSSEDCPTPITKRKVDHSDLTDISSSSKKLCTKMIKQEKEKKE; via the exons ATGATCCCTGAACTTACAGATTTAACAGAAAG GCTGTCAGATGATCATCTATCTGTTGCGCTGGTGGACAAACAAGATGGAAAGAAGGATGGTAAAAGAATTAAATATGACTGGAATGATGCTGAGATCAAATCGATTGCAGAAGTCAATGAGGCCAATCAG GTGGAGATTTGCAAAATAATATGTTCTATTGAGGCAATAGATACAGATTGGGCATGGTTCTATTTTGGTTGTAACCGGCACCAGAAACGTGTCATTAAGCTCCCCAACGTTGATTATGGGAGGATGACAAAGAAAGATAAACCATTGTTTCGCTGTGAAGTCTGCCGTTCCAATATCACTAACGTGTCACCCAA ATTCAAACTACATTTGGTTGTGAAAGATGACACAGGGACATGTAACCTAATGTTGCTAGGATCTGTTTGTCAGTCAATCGTTGGAGTTAAAGCTGAAGAGCTATGGGATGGCTCTTATGAAGag ATTGAAGATCCAGAGATACTACCAGAACATATTCTTAGTTTGGTTGGAAAGTCTTTCTGTTTTGGGCTTTATATAAGCTCTGATAATGTTACAAATGGAGCGGACACGTTTGTGGTTTTAGAGGTTTGTTCTGGAGATAAAGTTCTAAGTATTGAAAATGGCTCTTACTCATTTTCTGGCATGGCCACAACATCTTCCACCATGTCATCTGGATCTGTAAGTTTATTAGTATTAAAAAAC GTTCTGATGTTGGATCAGAAGTCATCAGAAGATTGTCCCACTCCCATCACAAAGCGCAAAGTAGATCATTCTGATCTAACAGACATATCATCTTCTTCCAAGAAGCTGTGCACCAAAATGATCAAACAAGAGAAGGAAAAGAAGGAATAG
- the LOC125579748 gene encoding U-box domain-containing protein 27-like codes for MKSIRRDSDSSLIKATLFCLIAISSPRRVKLNLIREKLIKGLTKLLTDPTTASVSMTEKSLKLLEGLASTKEGRSEICGGDGECLKTVVKKLMKVSTAATEHAVTVLWSVSYLSRIQRASVSVTEKSLKLLKSLASTKEGRSEICGGDGECLKTVVKKLMKVSTAP; via the coding sequence ATGAAATCAATTAGAAGAGACTCCGATTCGAGCTTAATCAAAGCGACGCTATTCTGCTTGATCGCAATCAGCTCACCGAGGCGCGTGAAACTCAATCTAATCCGAGAGAAGCTCATCAAGGGTCTTACGAAGCTGTTAACGGATCCAACGACGGCGAGCGTTTCGATGACGGAGAAATCTTTGAAGCTTCTCGAGGGTTTAGCATCCACAAAGGAAGGCAGATCGGAAATCTGCGGAGGAGACGGCGAGTGTTTGAAGACGGTGGTTAAGAAGCTGATGAAAGTATCGACGGCGGCGACGGAGCACGCCGTGACGGTGCTTTGGAGCGTCTCTTATCTTTCACGGATCCAACGAGCGAGTGTTTCGGTGACGGAGAAATCTTTGAAGCTTCTCAAGAGTTTAGCATCCACAAAGGAAGGCAGATCGGAAATCTGCGGAGGAGACGGCGAGTGTTTGAAGACGGTGGTTAAGAAGCTGATGAAAGTATCGACGGCGCCGTGA
- the LOC106399540 gene encoding transmembrane protein 258: MAASPIASPIAVAMYPTLSVFTLAIGLVITAFFFIYEATSSRKYRSLGIELATAALASVFLGFGSLFLLLSSGVYV, encoded by the exons ATG GCGGCGAGTCCGATTGCGAGTCCGATTGCGGTGGCGATGTACCCGACGTTATCGGTGTTCACTCTGGCGATTGGCCTCGTCATCACCGCTTTCTTCTTCAT CTATGAAGCTACATCATCCAGGAAATACCGTAGTCTCGGGATTGAGCTCGCGACTGCGGCACTAGCATCTGTTTTCTTG GGATTTGGATCGTTGTTTTTGCTACTTTCTAGCGGTGTTTACGTTtga
- the LOC106397866 gene encoding WD-40 repeat-containing protein MSI4-like, protein MESEVAAKARREAETPATYIGLKTRAQRAKLSNGSVSASSHQPRSTEKKKKKSHKPTVDNKYSQWKTLVPILYDSLSNQSLVWPCLSCRWGPQFEQALAKNQQRLYLTEQTDGSVPNTLVVANCEAVKKQLNGEACSPFVKKYKTIIHPGEVNRIRELPQNSKIVATHTDSPDVLIWDTETQPDRHAVLGAPHSRPDLILTGHQDNAEFALAMFPTEPFVLSGGKDKSVVLWSIQDHITTAGTDSKSPGSSIKQTGGRSVGPRGVYHGHEDTVEDVAFCPSSAQEFCSVGDDSCLILWDARTGTGPAMKVEKAHDADLHCVDWNPHDNNLILTGSADNTVRLFDCRNLTSNGVGSPIYKFEGHNASVLSVQWSPDKSSVFGSAAEDGLLNIWDYDKVGKKSARAPKSPPGLLFQHAGHRDNMVDFHWNVLEPWTIVSVSGNCESNGGGGTLQIWRMSELIYRPEDEVLAELEDFKSQVFSCASRP, encoded by the exons ATGGAGAGTGAAGTAGCAGCGAAGGCGAGAAGAGAAGCAGAGACTCCGGCGACGTACATTGGACTGAAGACGAGAGCTCAGAGAGCTAAACTTAGCAACGGGTCTGTGTCAGCATCTTCCCACCAGCCGAGAAGcaccgagaagaagaagaagaagagtcacAAACCCACTGTTGACAACAAGTACTCTCAGTGGAAGACTCTTGTTCCCATTCTCTATGACTCACTCTCCAACCAGAGCCTCGTCTGGCCTTGTCTCTCTTGCAG ATGGGGACCACAGTTTGAGCAAGCATTGGCTAAGAATCAGCAGCGTCTCTACCTCACGGAACAA ACTGATGGCAGTGTGCCTAATACCTTGGTCGTAGCTAATTGCGAAGCTGTTAAGAAGCAG CTTAATGGAGAAGCATGCTCTCCATTTGTGAAGAAGTACAAGACAATCATCCACCCTGGAGAG GTCAACAGAATCAGGGAACTGCCACAAAATAGTAAGATTGTAGCTACTCACACCGACAGTCCTGAT GTTCTCATATGGGACACTGAGACTCAACCAGACCGGCATGCTGTACTTGGAGCTCCACATTCTCGTCCTGATTTG ATACTAACTGGACACCAGGATAATGCTGAATTTGCTCTTGCGATGTTCCCAACCGAACCTTTTGTTCTTTCTGGAG GCAAGGACAAGTCGGTTGTTTTGTGGAGTATCCAAGATCACATCACAACAGCTGGTACAGATTCCAAATCCCCTGGATCTAGCATCAAACAGACTGGTGGTCGTTCCGTTGGCCCTCGAGGTGTATATCATGGCCACGAGGATACAGTTGAAGACGTCGCATTCTGTCCATCTAG TGCACAGGAGTTCTGCAGTGTTGGTGATGACTCTTGTCTTATACTATGGGATGCGCGAACCGGCACAGGTCCTGCCATGAAG GTTGAGAAGGCACATGATGCTGATCTTCACTGTGTCGATTGGAATCCTCATGACAACAATCTGATCCTGACAGGGTCAGCAGATAACACTGTCCGTTTGTTCGACTGCCGAAACCTGACCTCAAATGGAGTTGGCTCTCCTATCTACAAATTTGAAGGCCACAATGCTTCTGTTCTTTCTGTTCAG TGGTCTCCTGATAAGTCATCTGTTTTTGGGAGTGCTGCAGAAGATGGTCTCTTGAACATATGGGATTATGACAAG GTCGGCAAGAAGTCTGCGCGTGCACCCAAAAGCCCTCCTGGGCTTCTCTTCCAGCATGCTGGTCACAG GGACAACATGGTCGACTTCCACTGGAACGTATTGGAACCTTGGACTATTGTCAGTGTTTCTGGTAACTGTGAGAGTAACGGTGGGGGTGGTACACTGCAG ATATGGCGGATGAGTGAGTTGATTTACAGACCGGAAGATGAAGTACTGGCAGAGCTAGAGGACTTCAAGTCACAGGTTTTCTCATGTGCCTCCAGGCCTTGA
- the LOC106402283 gene encoding probable polyamine oxidase 5, translated as MAKKPRIVIIGAGMAGLTAANKLYTHSNNAFDLSVVEGGSRIGGRINTSEFSSEKIEMGATWIHGIGGSPIYKIAEETGSLVSEEPWECMDSTVDKARTFAEGGFEIELPIVESVSGLFNALMELAQGKEIDDDGGDLGENYEIATRFYSSVNGPNGSSVGSFLRSGFEAYWASVSKAENGVEGCGTWSRRSLEEAIFTMFSNTQRTYTSADDLYTLDYVAESEYQMFPGEEITIAKGYLSVIHHLASVLPQGVVELNRRVVKIEWESNEEDPVKLHFSDGSVVFADHVIVTVSLGVLKAGIESDGWLFSPPLPEFKSDAIKRLGYGVVNKLFVEVSQRRFPSLQLVFEKEDSEYRFVKIPWWMRRTATIAPIHSNSKVLLSWFAGKEALELEKLTDEEIIDGVLTTVSCLTGKEVKKDNGKAPKTFTNGSLREDDDEEVVKITKVLTSKWGGDPLFRGSYSYVAVGSSGDDLDAMAEPLPQINKKSGQVNGHGQAKVHELQVMFAGEATHRTHYSTTHGAYYSGLREANRLLKHYKCDF; from the coding sequence ATGGCGAAGAAACCGAGAATCGTGATCATCGGAGCCGGAATGGCCGGCCTCACGGCGGCGAACAAGCTCTACACTCACTCCAACAACGCTTTCGACCTCTCCGTCGTTGAAGGCGGGTCAAGAATCGGCGGGAGGATCAACACCTCCGAGTTCTCCTCCGAGAAGATCGAGATGGGCGCCACGTGGATCCACGGCATCGGCGGCAGCCCTATCTACAAAATCGCCGAGGAGACAGGCTCCCTCGTCTCCGAGGAGCCGTGGGAGTGTATGGACTCCACCGTCGATAAAGCTAGGACCTTTGCGGAAGGAGGGTTCGAGATTGAGCTTCCTATCGTCGAATCCGTCTCGGGGCTATTCAATGCTCTCATGGAGTTAGCTCAGGGGAAAGAGATCGACGACGACGGAGGAGATTTGGGTGAAAATTACGAAATTGCCACTAGGTTTTATTCTTCCGTTAATGGGCCTAACGGAAGCAGTGTTGGGTCTTTCTTGAGATCTGGGTTTGAAGCTTACTGGGCTTCAGTTAGTAAAGCAGAGAATGGGGTCGAAGGGTGTGGGACATGGAGCAGGAGGTCGCTTGAAGAAGCTATCTTCACTATGTTTAGCAACACCCAGAGGACTTACACGTCCGCTGATGATCTCTACACGCTTGACTACGTGGCGGAGAGCGAGTACCAGATGTTTCCTGGAGAGGAAATCACCATAGCTAAAGGCTATCTAAGTGTTATACATCACTTGGCCTCTGTTCTTCCTCAAGGTGTTGTTGAATTGAACCGGAGGGTCGTGAAGATCGAGTGGGAGAGTAATGAAGAGGATCCTGTGAAGCTGCATTTCTCAGATGGGTCTGTTGTGTTTGCGGATCATGTTATTGTTACTGTCTCTTTAGGTGTGCTTAAAGCAGGGATTGAGAGTGATGGTTGGTTGTTCAGTCCTCCTCTGCCTGAGTTCAAATCAGACGCTATCAAGAGGCTAGGGTATGGTGTTGTCAACAAGCTGTTCGTTGAGGTGTCTCAGAGAAGGTTCCCGTCTCTGCAGCTTGTTTTTGAGAAGGAGGATTCTGAGTATAGGTTCGTGAAAATCCCGTGGTGGATGAGGAGAACCGCGACAATAGCCCCAATACACAGCAATTCGAAGGTCTTGCTTTCTTGGTTTGCAGGCAAAGAAGCGCTCGAGCTTGAGAAACTAACGGATGAGGAGATCATTGACGGTGTCTTGACCACTGTCTCTTGCTTGACAGGCAAGGAAGTGAAGAAAGACAATGGAAAAGCTCCAAAGACTTTTACCAATGGCTCTTTGcgtgaggatgatgatgaggaagtggTGAAAATCACAAAGGTCTTGACGAGCAAATGGGGAGGTGATCCTCTTTTCAGGGGTTCGTATTCTTATGTGGCGGTTGGGTCAAGCGGGGATGACTTAGACGCCATGGCGGAGCCATTACCACAGATTAACAAGAAGAGTGGTCAGGTCAATGGTCATGGTCAAGCTAAGGTTCATGAGCTTCAAGTCATGTTTGCAGGGGAAGCAACACATAGAACCCATTATTCCACAACTCATGGTGCTTACTATAGTGGTTTAAGGGAAGCCAATAGGCTTCTCAAGCATTACAAATGTGATTTTTGA